TCTGCCTTCGTAAAGTCAATGCGCGGAAAAATCCGTCTTTGGTACTCGGAAACGGTCTGCTGTACATCTCCATTCCTTTCGACAAGCCGAATTCTAATTGCCTCATTTTGTTGGATGAACAAATTGATGGCTTCCTCAAGCATGTCGAAATTGGCGGGACCATAGATTTTAATTAGTCCGCCAATATTATGTATACTTGTCCCGGGGTATATATGTTCCACATACCAAATGCGTTTCTGTGCATGTGTTAACGGGTAGATCTTAGATTCGTTCAAGAATATGACCTCCTATTAGACTTCCTCTCAGCTTCCTGCATTCTACTCTTTGAGCAAATCCCGGTAAAAATGTCCGATTGATAGAGTACAGTCATGAAAAAGGTGTCCTATCGATCATCCACTCTATTAGCAACTTGACGTTTGTCAAAAATAGTTATAGCATTATTTGTAATTTATAGTTTATTATAGTGTACATTAGAATAATAAGTCAATTTACTGTTGTTTTCACAAAAGACAATATGTTAAATTTATCATTTTTTTGTATAATTATACGATTCAACGGAAATCTAAGTTATGAAATTAATTCAAACTTTTAATCCTTTTTTTATAATAGGAGAGATACTGCATGCTTTGGTATGTCCTTTTTGTTACGACAGGAAAAGAAGATGTAGTCGGGAAGTATATTTCAAATTTTTGTAACCATTTATCTCTTCAATGTTTCATACCGAAAAAAGTCGTACCGGAATGCCATAAAGGAGTGAGACGGGATGTGATTCGCGTGTTATTTCCAGGCTATATATTTATTCGGACAACTATGAGCTCCAACTTGTATTATTTGTTGAAAGAAATACCCAATTTGCATTATCTCGTAAACAGCGGAGACCGGAAAAAGGACAAAAGCTGTGGATTTTACTCCGCCATTCCCGAGGAGGAAATGGAGTGGATTCGTGATTTGACCGGAAACCGCGACACTATTGAGTACTCAGAAGTCAGTATCATTAACAAAAAGGTAAAAGTAATTTCAGGTCCACTAAAAGGAAAAGAAGCTATGATCAAAAAAGTGGACAAAAGAAAAAGAAGGGCAAAGATCGAAGTTACCCTTCTTAATAAAACGAATTTAGTAGATGTGGGCATCAATATTCTATCCGTAACCTAGTATCAATTTCAAAGTTATGAAATTGATTCACTAACGGCCTGCATTTTTTTCTGCACAAAGAGAGTGATAGAGGCCAGGTTTGAAAAGTTCTCATTTTCTATAAATAGCTCTTCATAACCGATGTCAATTCCGAATTCTGCTTCGATTTCGACCATGATTTTGATGAACTTGACCGATTGTATACCTAAATCCTCCAATCTAGTGTCATCATTTATAGTCACGTCAGGATTATCCAGATTTGAGGCAATCACGTGAGCAATTCGTTCTTTAACGTCTCGGTGCATGTTAACCTCCTCCTATTTGCCTGCATTATCAATATTGATAAAAACCTTTTCCCGTCTTTCTACCCAGTACATTAGCATCAACCATTTTTCTAAGTAAAGGGCAGCATTTGAACTTGGGATCCTGATAACTCTGGTAGAGCACATCCAGCGAGCGTACCACGGTATCCAATCCTATAAGATCAGCTGTCTCAAGCGGTCCCATCTTGTGTCCATAGCATTTCTTGAATATGTTATCCACCTGCGCGGCATCCGCTACTCCATCTTGAACCACAAAGGCGGCCTCGTTCATGAACAGATGGGATATACGGTTGCTTACAAAACCCGGATAATCTTGCACTACAATCGCTTCTTTGTTCATGTTTTTTAGCAGTTTTACCGTCTGCCCCACACAGTCTTCAGAAGTGTGATATCCTTTAATAACTTCTACTGTTCTTTTTAAATATGAGGGATTCATGAAATGAACCCCAATGACGTTTTCCGGCCTGCTTGTCGCTCCTGCAATTTTGGTTATAGAAAGACAGGACGTATTCGCTGCGTAGTAGACATCCGTATCGCAAATTTCGTCTAACTGCTTGTACACACTTTCTTTACATTCCCAGATTTCAGGAACATTCTCAATAATATTAGTGCAGTCCGAAACCTCTCCAATATTCGTTGTAAACCGGACATTCTTCATAGCCTCCTCTATGTCCACGAAAGGCAAATCCTTGTTTATCGTTCTAGCAAAGCGAAGTGTCTGTCTGATTTCTGATCTTGCCCGGGCAAGTGCATGCTCCGAAATGTCAACTAGTAAACATGGAATATGATGAAACAGAAAATCAGCGGCCACGCATGTTCCCATGGTGCCCGCTCCGATAATTCCAACCCGCTGTCCTTTGTTACTCAATATTTCTTCCTCCCTTTCTATGCCAGGTCTTTTAGGAACTGATTTCAGTTAAACCCTCAATGTATTCTACTTCCCCGGCGTTCATCTTGATGATTTTATCTGCAAGATAGAAATACCTGTCGTCGTGAGTAATGGCTATAACACATTTCCCTCTTCGCTTTAATTCGGAAAGCAGATCCTCGTAGAAAAATTTGCGAAACTCAGGATCTTGATCGGCAGCCCATTCATCAAATAGGCAGAATGGTTTATCCTCTAAGTAACTAATAAGCAGTGCAAGCCTCTTGCGCTGCCCGGTCGATAGATCAATTGTGCTGAACTTCCCGTCCACAATATCCACCTTTTCTTGCATCTGCAAAAGCTCCAAATAAGTGTTAATTTGTTCTTCCTTACCCGCGGTTTCTATACCATAGATCCGCTTGAACAAGTAAAAGTCGCTGAATACATTTGAAAAATATTCTCCGATTTCAGAATGATCCAGCTCTTGCCCGTCAAGCAATATTGTTCCGTTCTTTGCCTT
This Paenibacillus larvae subsp. larvae DNA region includes the following protein-coding sequences:
- the loaP gene encoding antiterminator LoaP, whose protein sequence is MLWYVLFVTTGKEDVVGKYISNFCNHLSLQCFIPKKVVPECHKGVRRDVIRVLFPGYIFIRTTMSSNLYYLLKEIPNLHYLVNSGDRKKDKSCGFYSAIPEEEMEWIRDLTGNRDTIEYSEVSIINKKVKVISGPLKGKEAMIKKVDKRKRRAKIEVTLLNKTNLVDVGINILSVT
- a CDS encoding acyl carrier protein, which codes for MHRDVKERIAHVIASNLDNPDVTINDDTRLEDLGIQSVKFIKIMVEIEAEFGIDIGYEELFIENENFSNLASITLFVQKKMQAVSESIS
- a CDS encoding 3-hydroxyacyl-CoA dehydrogenase family protein; protein product: MGTCVAADFLFHHIPCLLVDISEHALARARSEIRQTLRFARTINKDLPFVDIEEAMKNVRFTTNIGEVSDCTNIIENVPEIWECKESVYKQLDEICDTDVYYAANTSCLSITKIAGATSRPENVIGVHFMNPSYLKRTVEVIKGYHTSEDCVGQTVKLLKNMNKEAIVVQDYPGFVSNRISHLFMNEAAFVVQDGVADAAQVDNIFKKCYGHKMGPLETADLIGLDTVVRSLDVLYQSYQDPKFKCCPLLRKMVDANVLGRKTGKGFYQY